One stretch of Papaver somniferum cultivar HN1 unplaced genomic scaffold, ASM357369v1 unplaced-scaffold_154, whole genome shotgun sequence DNA includes these proteins:
- the LOC113336893 gene encoding gibberellin receptor GID1C-like, whose product MAESDEVSLMDSKMVVPLNTWILISNFKLAYNLLRRPDGTFNRHLAEYLDRKVTANANPVDGVFSFDVLIDRATNLLSRIYRPALPGNPRPSIVELSSPLSSEEVVPVIIFFHGGSFAHSSANSCIYDSLCRRLVRLCNAVVVSVNYRRSPENRYPCAYDDGWAALQWVHSKSWLRSGKDSKAHVYLVGDSSGGNMVHHVAMRAVESKTEVLGNILLNPMFGGMERTESEKKLDGKYFVTINDRDWYWRAFLPEGEDRDHPACNPFGPNGMSLKGMKFPKSLVVVAGLDLVQDWQKAYAKGLEKYEQDVKLLYLEQATIGFYLLPNNDHFYTVMEEMKNFVSSNC is encoded by the exons ATGGCTGAAAGTGATGAAGTTTCTCTCATGGATTCAAAG ATGGTGGTTCCACTCAATACATGGATCCTCATTTCAAATTTCAAGCTAGCGTATAATCTCCTCCGACGACCAGACGGCACATTCAATCGTCATTTAGCTGAATATCTCGATCGGAAAGTCACTGCAAATGCTAATCCAGTTGATGGGGTCTTCTCATTCGACGTTCTTATCGATCGTGCGACGAATCTTCTTAGTAGAATTTACAGACCAGCTTTGCCCGGTAATCCTCGTCCCTCTATAGTGGAGCTTTCGAGTCCGTTGAGTAGTGAAGAAGTTGTGCCAGTTATTATCTTCTTCCATGGTGGTAGTTTTGCACATTCATCTGCCAATAGTTGTATATATGATTCGCTTTGTAGACGTCTAGTGCGATTATGCAACGCGGTTGTAGTGTCTGTGAATTATCGCCGATCGCCCGAGAATCGGTACCCTTGCGCTTATGATGATGGCTGGGCTGCGCTGCAATGGGTTCATTCTAAATCATGGCTTCGTAGTGGCAAGGATTCCAAGGCTCATGTGTATCTAGTTGGTGATAGTTCAGGTGGTAATATGGTTCATCATGTTGCAATGAGGGCAGTTGAATCCAAGACTGAAGTGTTGGGTAATATTTTGTTGAATCCTATGTTTGGTGGAATGGAAAGAACTGAATCGGAGAAGAAACTGGATGGGAAGTATTTCGTTACTATTAATGACCGGGATTGGTATTGGAGAGCATTCCTCCCTGAAGGAGAAGACAGAGATCACCCGGCTTGTAACCCGTTTGGTCCGAATGGCATGAGTTTAAAGGggatgaaatttccaaagagcCTAGTCGTAGTTGCAGGTTTGGATCTTGTTCAAGATTGGCAAAAGGCTTATGCTAAAGGCCTTGAGAAGTATGAGCAAGATGTGAAACTATTATACTTGGAACAGGCTACGATAGGTTTCTACTTGTTGCCGAATAACGATCACTTCTATACCGTCATGGAGGAAATGAAAAACTTTGTGAGTTCTAACTGTTAA